Part of the Antedon mediterranea chromosome 6, ecAntMedi1.1, whole genome shotgun sequence genome, ataaaaaacaataattatttaacctcattcgaagagtatcaatactctattagtcatgagagacaacgtgattttacgcgagaaaaatattatggagtgcactgcatttttaccttgaaagattaaaaacaattaaattattaaatattactactttcctttgctgtgttgttatggcGGTTCAAACCgacaaaattgtagtatgtaattattatttattttcatgacacaataaacctaaagaccatgaacttatgtactaggacacccctctatcactacgcgaaatgtcgtaaaagacgcactgggcgtttcatagaaattaccggcggctcaacttgtcggcggcccaaccggtcatatcccctTTGTTAGCAGTAATAcaccttttattttatttatttttattttattttattcaatcgaaacaaacagtgataattaccgccactaagtaaacaggtttgatacaaacaaagccaggactgtttaaagcaccttaaTCGGTCCTAACaatgatcaagggcttctctcgtccagtgcccaccttgaccagaggaaaggcataagccaatacatctgaggcagatactagatgcaggggctgccataagagtcagcagtgctgatttcaaatgcctaactgGACtccagctccatatacagcacccgatattcccacatggtctcccatccaagctcttaccaggcccaacgttgcttaacttttttagtttaaaattggGGACAGTGTGTTGTACTACTCATTCATTCAATcctttatttcagaatttctggtccatagaaagtaacattatgtaacatttaacaaaaataaggTGCGCTCTCATCTTAGGATGGTATGCAACCTGGAGAGCGTCTTTGTCTTATTATATAAGATCTATTATCATTTCTTTTTCACCCTAATTTAAAATCTACACATCAGGCCATATATCGATTTTCTGCTTTTAACATGTTTGTGTACTTTTGATGTCATACAGATTTAATCAAATAGTAACAGTACAGTGGTGTAACACAGTTTAGGATCCCTCAAAAGTTTTTAGcctttcgacatattttaatgccctTTTATAAAAGCTgttgggtttagccagtgagctcttgtatccgttacgccactgaaATAGTACATGTCATAAAAGTGTGAAAGCTGAAATGTTTTGATTTCTTATTTTTCAGATGTCCTTGGATGAGAATGAATTAGAGGATGCAAAATGGTTGAGCAGAGATGAGGTTAAATATATACTGCAATCAAATACACGTTCTGAGCCTGCTAAACCATCCATTTGGTTTCCTCCATCATCAGCAATAGCTCATCACCTGATTAAAAATTGGGCATTTGATTCAAAAGCTGATGCATCTAGTTGATGATTAGTTCAATAATGTATCAAATGTTGAGGTTTCCAAAGTATTAAAACTATAccatttattatactgtattaataatttatgaacttgaacaatagttGATACAATTGACACAACAATATAGCATGCATGGTGTCTCTGGTCATCATCTTTTTTGTTATCTTAGGATAGTTCATGTTGTTTGTGTTTAAAGCGCTTAACATTGTATTAGGCGCTATAAAACACaaccattattatttaatttcttcaaaGTGGTCTagaacaataatattttttatttgcacAATGAATCCGGTATATTagattgtacagtactgtaatgaATATCTAGAGCGAGAGAGGTAGGCAGATCTGTGGGTGGAGCAGgagaaaatttcatttttaaattttgttaagcaatattgctaatcaactgattttttgctacacaattttaaaaatctgtagcaaaaaggttgttttgtatagctttttgctatgctacactggcgaaattattccctgtggAGTAGTGCAGCACTGGGTGTGCGTGTTCTCCGCCTTTCACAGCCAAATCATTTTGTCCATTATTATTTGTGATTCTcatatgaaatatttttttcaaccaTTATTTTTGGAATATCAATGCAATTCTATTTTGAAACGGCCTATCAACTGTTTTTGTGAATTAAGTCTGTATGTAGTACATATTACATTTTGAAACAGCCTATCAATTGTTTTTTGTCTGCATTTTTTGCTATGTGTACAAACAAATGTAGAAAGTAAGGTAAGCTACTtgcaatttatttatacagtaccatataaacttcttttttttttattttcaaaaaagatTTCCAAAAACAAACAAGCACCACAAAATACTTATTAATAACAATGGTAAAAAGATAGCAATaatgatgtaaaaaaaaatagaataaagaAATTGTTCAATAAACCAAAAACCATGCAATATattgtaaatttgtattttttaaaagctATATTTGTCCAGACTACTCACataaaatttaattcataaatGTAACATTTGGTTAATAAACTGCTTCTTTCAGATTTGTAatcaatttgttttgtattgtttaatgaATTGTTTAgtacacagtactgtacatgattGACAACCCACTGCTGCCTCGTAACCAGTGTACCGATATGAAGTTTCTCTAATGCTAAGAAGAAAGAGTACAGTATATGCCCATGCTAAGAAATACCACCACTAGTATGAATGCAAGCAATGATTGCCTTGCTTGTATGGACAGTTTAGTAGTTGTTGATTTGTGACATGTgaaataactaaataacaattcTTCAAATAATACAGAAAGCAGGTGTCTGGTTGAACAAACAAGTTTATTAATTCAAACACTAATTTACACTGGTTATCATAGAGCAACAGCCTCTATGATGATTATAGatgtaattgttattaattcAAATCATGAGGAATGTAATCTCTGTCCTTTTTCTACATTACGGAaagttatatttaataattgtacATGGCAAGTTTGTACTGTAGAGGGACgagaaacaatttaaaatttctaaTATTGTATAGgaattataattttcaaaaataacTTGTCAAAGGTATAGTTAtgcaattttaaataatgttctgtaaaatcaatttataataaattaataattttatttttaatgtattataaactatgaaattattatgCATTGACTGTATTGCAacaataaagtacagtatatttatcaTCATACAGTATTCCAATAAATTGATCAAATGAACTACAGTAATAAAGAATgcatgtttataaaataaaatcatacacattatttaattaagaacactaaatataagaaaataacTGAGGAAAACAAAGGAATATATATTAGTGATCATTTgagaatgaaatgaataaaaggagtggttaacgccacaaaagagaaaaaaatacactttatatttatataagtttaataaattattgcagttaattttaatttaaactcatctaaatagtataaatatttgatgaatataaatattaaaaaaaaaaaaacatgactGAACTTCTTTGGTTCAAAGAAAAGTAACTACAGTACTACCACTcctgtctggttttctggaaaggcTGGTATTCAGAATATTTTAAATGGTCAAAAAGAATTTTAGACCTAAAGAAATGTCTGGTTTTGGGACAGTTTCCAGTATCTCGAGATTTGACTGTACTACATACAAGTAACCATGCATTTCAGAAGCTTTAGGCCACGAGAAATAGTCAGTCTTGTCAGCCACCTGTTCGAAATTTTAGCACCCCCATCAAATAGATTTGGTTTTTTTTCCCAAGAAATAAATACCGAGCAGATTGATGgtgacaaaaataaaacaatcttTTGTCCCTGTATTTCACAAAACATGGAATCTAATCGGTGATGATAAAGGTATAGGCCAAATAAAAAGCTACCACCACATGGTGAAAGATGAAATTATATCCAAATCATGCATTAACATTTTGAGAAGTGCTGCTGACAAGAACAATATTGTAACATATTTCCCTTGGCcgtatggtttaaaaaaaagtagatGAACCATTAAGGTACTATTATAGCCTCTGCAATTAAAGCTTAATAACTTTAGGAAAGTATAAGATTAAAAATTTGCATTTCATCCGAATTATTACCCTCAACTTCAAGAACTTGAATAATTTGTTGCGAGTCATCCTGTGAAGTTTCTAAACTAGCTTGACTGGCTTGTTGCAAACCCTCTACAACTGTTTTCAAAAGTGAATTATCATCCAGTTCTTTATCAACACTATTTTCAATAGATGTGCTTGTTGGATTCTTTTTATGTAACAACAGATGCTTCTTTAAGTGCATCAACTGTGAAAATTGTTTATTGCAAATGTCACAGGAGTACGGTTTTTCACCTGTGTGAGTTCTCTCATGGTATTTTAGGTGCCAACGAGTAGAGAACTTGCGATCGCAAAAGCTGCAACTCAATGGTTGTGTTCCTTCATGCTTTTTCATGTGCCTGTTGAGATCAGCCTTACGGGCatacttttttttacaaatcttACACACGTGAGGAGTATTACCAGTGTGCATGTTAAGATGAGCTTCCATATCAAATTTTTTAGAAAACATCTTTCCACAAACATCACACATGTGAGGTCGTGCTCCAGTGTGCGATTGTAAATGTACCTTTAGTGGAAAGCTATAAGCAAATGACTTTCCACATACCTCACATCTAAATGGCCTTTTCCCAGAATGAGTTTTGTTATGACGTTTTAGATCATCTGCACGACGAAAACTCTTGCTACATTCTAAACACCGGAAACATTTTTTATCTATGTGCAATAGTTGATGGCGTTTTAGCAACGTGCTTGTCTTAAACACTTTATGACACTGATTGCAATTGTAtttttgattgacagttgttTTGCTTTTTCCTTTTTTATGAAATTGTTGATGCTGAAGAACATGAACTTGTGACGCAAACTTGCGGCCACATTGATCACACAAATATTCATTTGATTTTGACCGCGTGCGTATGTCTTTTGTTTGAAGTTCATTGTGGGTTTCACTTTTATCTAAAgataaatcttttttttcttcttgcAATGTTCCTGgtaatatttttatagattgCTCATCTTGGATAGAATCTGTATTAGTTTTTTTTGCTTCTGTCTCTAAATGTTGGTCATCATTTGAACTTCCATTAATTACAGATCGGTCTAGAATCATTTTCAATTCACTTTCTATGACGTCATTTAAATCATTCGTAGaactattagtattacttaATTCTGTACAATCAATTTTGTTCACACTTAAGGAAGTGGCAATGTCGCTCTGCTCAAATTCAATTATGCTGTGTTTTGTAATATTGTGGTTTCTAAGCAAAGATTTGAAAGGAAATATTTTCTTACATGTTTTGCATTCAAATGTCTCTTTTACAACTTTTCTTGGCCTTCCACGTTTTTTAGGTGGTGCCTGTTTTATCTTACTGTCAGAGCTTCTTTCATGGATTTCTATTTCTTCTTGATCTAACATGTCATTATTTATCTTTCTTGGTCTACCTCTCTTCATATTCGACAACTGTTTTTTTACAGATGGTAGTGATGTTGTTCTTAAATTTTCTTCAGGCCTTTCCTGAACTTTAATATATTTCTCAACAACCTCATCAGCAGTGGATTCATCTCCGTCTGTTCGAAATCTTTTTGGTAATCGAATTGACCTTCGACTTCTGGTAGTGGAGTTTATTGGCAATTTGTCTTCGGTCTTCGAACTTTCTTCAAAACCATCTTTAATTTCTTTGGATTGCAATAAAGGCTCTGCGATTGATTTACTATTTTTCATATTGTTTGATTGAATGTCTTCTTCATATGCATTATCTTcacttttattttcatttgataaattattgttttctttgaAAATATCCACTATTTCTTGAATCTCATCACATGGCTTTGTTTCCATGATAAGCCTGGATGTTTTGATACATGCATGTTTAACTGGTTTGGTTTTAATTCGTTTTGCATGTGTTTCCATATGTCGTACTAAATGAAAAGGTCTCCGAAACCCAACGCCACAAAGCGTGCAAATAAATGGACGTTTACTTTTACTTTCCTTTATGTTTTTACTTCCTTCGTGTTGTTCTTCATGTCTTTCAAAACTTGTTCTATACTTGAATTCCGAGTTACAATATCCACAAAC contains:
- the LOC140051049 gene encoding uncharacterized protein, whose protein sequence is MEEDIHVVDSGTVAPADDSSSSMVVLTDVDGQQQILHLSNNDQNAEMLLENLPAHLRDESMKIMHQVDDVDYLSHQRAAEVLQSIGEGMTGEGIAGQHIEVDHNQAVVYVEDEIAAALQQAGAANNGDEHSQVIVLEGGSADTVDMSGVADGFQGTLIVIMQQNEEKNMETIDNLQGAQEDSVFIDQKGDHISDQNTVHSTQVFHQPDEGFKENVECKDVSHEPVLEKPYQCKECDKKFAWKRSLTVHQRIHSGKGMFTCQQCGKDYSSKVSLQSHIATHVKQEDKPFSCDVCGKKFTKKWDWETHKWQHTGQKKFICEHCGKTYARNSDLRRHVLSHTGNKPFECRYCGKRFITKWHYNYHERRHTGVKPYQCQLCYKEFMQKCHLDRHEITHASETYSCQYCGRKYMHKDEVTRHERTHIKHSKEMDTSESLAAVGSIESNTDDVVGNVDDALEYLMAFAGQVGIDSLKEKQEIQEKSMPVITTSKCSGCKQKFAGEEELLIHKEVQPNCSGDSPVSDSINCKYCDRIFKYKTSFIKHVTSHAAFHFDEEFEDLKAEIEQRAQVLTTDSSIFVCVNCYHAYSSVEKLKEHKNLCTERVQEKNSDDKDNLKDALLEMSSAICDDDAQADNQSNGEDKVNDIDLLTEKESLNTDTNDLETNKKNQPPPQTKKVIAYDEEGHKVQVILSRLIYVCGYCNSEFKYRTSFERHEEQHEGSKNIKESKSKRPFICTLCGVGFRRPFHLVRHMETHAKRIKTKPVKHACIKTSRLIMETKPCDEIQEIVDIFKENNNLSNENKSEDNAYEEDIQSNNMKNSKSIAEPLLQSKEIKDGFEESSKTEDKLPINSTTRSRRSIRLPKRFRTDGDESTADEVVEKYIKVQERPEENLRTTSLPSVKKQLSNMKRGRPRKINNDMLDQEEIEIHERSSDSKIKQAPPKKRGRPRKVVKETFECKTCKKIFPFKSLLRNHNITKHSIIEFEQSDIATSLSVNKIDCTELSNTNSSTNDLNDVIESELKMILDRSVINGSSNDDQHLETEAKKTNTDSIQDEQSIKILPGTLQEEKKDLSLDKSETHNELQTKDIRTRSKSNEYLCDQCGRKFASQVHVLQHQQFHKKGKSKTTVNQKYNCNQCHKVFKTSTLLKRHQLLHIDKKCFRCLECSKSFRRADDLKRHNKTHSGKRPFRCEVCGKSFAYSFPLKVHLQSHTGARPHMCDVCGKMFSKKFDMEAHLNMHTGNTPHVCKICKKKYARKADLNRHMKKHEGTQPLSCSFCDRKFSTRWHLKYHERTHTGEKPYSCDICNKQFSQLMHLKKHLLLHKKNPTSTSIENSVDKELDDNSLLKTVVEGLQQASQASLETSQDDSQQIIQVLEVEGNNSDEMQIFNLILS